A genomic region of Papaver somniferum cultivar HN1 chromosome 7, ASM357369v1, whole genome shotgun sequence contains the following coding sequences:
- the LOC113297431 gene encoding uncharacterized protein LOC113297431 isoform X1, translating to MAKESELWDDSALMNAFDNAMNKYKQAMHKKKQRKSISTDINGEEVNTDYPENLTDENYEPSRLLRVNDALASEIVKTEADVEEANNVPPVQENQSSVLEPIIHTHDSDKQQTAEGNTSTQVESEYDKLLRQYYELEEQRQKVLQQLQAGYGYNYSYYQSQGEGGGSCAYTQENQHHALYASQQAAATASSCCPYVCPCLTGSCPLVPACSSSVPCTSELGTSSAPIGCTGDGTNLSYLQDDPLSKTAIGAAERAIASIKMGGSNASIGKKEKDKEDVSSPSEGYKTDLSVVMNAWFSAGFHTGKYLSEQSIAKKQSD from the exons ATGGCGAAAGAATCAGAACTCTGGGATGATTCTGCTCTTATGAATGCATTTGACAATGCTATGAATAAATATAAG CAGGCCATGCATAAGAAGAAGCAACGTAAGAGCATCTCTACGGACATCAACGGGGAAGAAGTAAACACTGACTATCCTGAAAATCTGACCGATGAGAACTATGAACCTTCAAG ACTTCTGAGGGTGAATGATGCTCTTGCTAGTGAGATAGTTAAAACTGAAGCAGATGTGGAAGAAGCAAATAATGTACCACCAGTTCAAGAAAATCAATCAAGTGTTTTGGAACCGATTATACATACACATGATTCTGATAAACAACAAACAGCAGAAGGAAACACTAGTACACAAGTGGAATCCGAGTATGATAAGTTACTTCGCCAGTATTACGAGCTAGAGGAACAGAGACAAAAGGTTCTGCAACAACTTCAAGCTGGTTATGGTTACAACTATAGCTATTACCAGTCCCAAGGTGAAGGTGGTGGTTCATGTGCatatactcaagaaaatcaacatcatgCACTTTATGCTTCTCAGCAAGCAGCGGCGACAGCTTCTTCTTGTTGCCCATATGTTTGTCCTTGCTTGACGGGTTCGTGCCCGTTGGTGCCCGCGTGTTCCTCTAGTGTTCCTTGTACCAGTGAACTGGGCACTTCTTCTGCTCCTATTGGATGTACAGGTGATGGGACAAACTTATCCTATCTTCAAGATGATCCGCTTTCTAAAACAGCAATTGGAGCTGCAGAAAGAGCTATAGCTTCCATTAAAATGGGAGGCTCTAATGCTTCTATTGGAAAAAAAG AGAAGGATAAAGAGGATGTATCAAGTCCATCAGAAGGCTATAAGACGGACCTTTCTGTAGTTATGAATGCTTGGTTCTCTGCAGGCTTCCACACGGGCAA GTATCTCTCGGAGCAGTCGATTGCCAAGAAACAAAGTGATTGA
- the LOC113297431 gene encoding uncharacterized protein LOC113297431 isoform X2, whose protein sequence is MAKESELWDDSALMNAFDNAMNKYKAMHKKKQRKSISTDINGEEVNTDYPENLTDENYEPSRLLRVNDALASEIVKTEADVEEANNVPPVQENQSSVLEPIIHTHDSDKQQTAEGNTSTQVESEYDKLLRQYYELEEQRQKVLQQLQAGYGYNYSYYQSQGEGGGSCAYTQENQHHALYASQQAAATASSCCPYVCPCLTGSCPLVPACSSSVPCTSELGTSSAPIGCTGDGTNLSYLQDDPLSKTAIGAAERAIASIKMGGSNASIGKKEKDKEDVSSPSEGYKTDLSVVMNAWFSAGFHTGKYLSEQSIAKKQSD, encoded by the exons ATGGCGAAAGAATCAGAACTCTGGGATGATTCTGCTCTTATGAATGCATTTGACAATGCTATGAATAAATATAAG GCCATGCATAAGAAGAAGCAACGTAAGAGCATCTCTACGGACATCAACGGGGAAGAAGTAAACACTGACTATCCTGAAAATCTGACCGATGAGAACTATGAACCTTCAAG ACTTCTGAGGGTGAATGATGCTCTTGCTAGTGAGATAGTTAAAACTGAAGCAGATGTGGAAGAAGCAAATAATGTACCACCAGTTCAAGAAAATCAATCAAGTGTTTTGGAACCGATTATACATACACATGATTCTGATAAACAACAAACAGCAGAAGGAAACACTAGTACACAAGTGGAATCCGAGTATGATAAGTTACTTCGCCAGTATTACGAGCTAGAGGAACAGAGACAAAAGGTTCTGCAACAACTTCAAGCTGGTTATGGTTACAACTATAGCTATTACCAGTCCCAAGGTGAAGGTGGTGGTTCATGTGCatatactcaagaaaatcaacatcatgCACTTTATGCTTCTCAGCAAGCAGCGGCGACAGCTTCTTCTTGTTGCCCATATGTTTGTCCTTGCTTGACGGGTTCGTGCCCGTTGGTGCCCGCGTGTTCCTCTAGTGTTCCTTGTACCAGTGAACTGGGCACTTCTTCTGCTCCTATTGGATGTACAGGTGATGGGACAAACTTATCCTATCTTCAAGATGATCCGCTTTCTAAAACAGCAATTGGAGCTGCAGAAAGAGCTATAGCTTCCATTAAAATGGGAGGCTCTAATGCTTCTATTGGAAAAAAAG AGAAGGATAAAGAGGATGTATCAAGTCCATCAGAAGGCTATAAGACGGACCTTTCTGTAGTTATGAATGCTTGGTTCTCTGCAGGCTTCCACACGGGCAA GTATCTCTCGGAGCAGTCGATTGCCAAGAAACAAAGTGATTGA